In the genome of Pseudarthrobacter sp. IC2-21, one region contains:
- the rsgA gene encoding ribosome small subunit-dependent GTPase A, giving the protein MKNSSGPGLASPVTSTSGIAGPTLYGYNPAVARHFAENPAPASSADNPCEPGRVVRVDRSLVLVAVGMELLHLPYPLDADVPVTGDWVWVGPNRAGDRQILSVLPRHSELSRKRAFEDSSAAQVLAANMDVIGVVVPVDRPLTHNRLERTLVAAWDSGAVPLVIITKADLTHVADDVVGQVILQAAGVDVVTTSAENGDGIDNLLAHLPPRSTLVLLGPSGAGKSTLINALVGHNVQHTGEVRAGDFRGKHTTTSRELVPLAHGTVLMDTPGVRGFGLFDADDGMQQMFGDVEELGRLCRFSDCAHQHEPGCAVQAALSDGTLDDRRWNNYRKLQREQAALARRKDAAATRAYQREWHQKVVGAGKSQRSAERARSEREEEQRSKRKRR; this is encoded by the coding sequence GTGAAAAATTCTTCAGGCCCCGGCCTGGCCAGTCCTGTTACGTCCACATCCGGCATCGCCGGCCCAACCCTTTACGGCTACAACCCGGCCGTCGCGCGGCACTTCGCCGAAAACCCCGCACCCGCCTCCAGCGCGGACAATCCCTGCGAGCCCGGCCGCGTGGTGCGGGTTGACCGCAGCCTCGTTCTGGTGGCTGTGGGCATGGAGCTCCTGCACCTCCCCTACCCGCTTGATGCGGATGTGCCGGTCACGGGCGACTGGGTGTGGGTGGGACCCAACCGTGCGGGTGACCGCCAGATCCTCAGCGTGCTGCCCCGGCATTCGGAGCTTAGCCGGAAGCGTGCCTTCGAGGACTCCTCGGCCGCCCAGGTCCTTGCTGCGAACATGGACGTGATCGGCGTCGTGGTCCCGGTTGACCGGCCGCTCACGCACAACCGGCTCGAACGGACCCTCGTCGCCGCCTGGGATTCCGGCGCCGTTCCCCTGGTGATTATCACCAAGGCCGACCTGACGCACGTGGCGGACGACGTCGTCGGGCAGGTCATCCTGCAGGCGGCAGGGGTTGATGTGGTCACCACATCGGCGGAAAACGGGGACGGGATCGATAACCTGCTGGCACATCTGCCGCCGCGCAGCACTCTTGTCCTGCTGGGGCCCTCCGGGGCAGGTAAATCCACCCTGATCAATGCCCTGGTTGGCCACAACGTGCAGCACACCGGCGAGGTCCGGGCCGGTGATTTCAGGGGCAAGCACACCACCACGTCGCGGGAACTGGTGCCGCTGGCGCACGGCACGGTCCTCATGGACACGCCCGGCGTCCGCGGGTTCGGGCTGTTCGACGCCGACGACGGGATGCAGCAGATGTTCGGGGACGTGGAGGAGCTTGGCCGCCTCTGCCGGTTTTCCGATTGCGCCCACCAGCACGAACCCGGCTGCGCTGTGCAGGCCGCCCTCTCTGACGGCACGCTCGATGACCGCCGCTGGAACAACTACCGGAAACTCCAACGCGAACAGGCCGCGCTGGCCCGCCGCAAGGATGCCGCAGCCACCCGCGCCTACCAGCGCGAGTGGCACCAGAAAGTGGTGGGCGCGGGAAAATCCCAGCGTTCAGCAGAACGGGCCAGATCAGAGCGGGAGGAGGAACAGCGCTCAAAGCGGAAGCGGCGCTGA
- a CDS encoding TetR/AcrR family transcriptional regulator: protein MFREIGFEKTTMRAIAAEAGVSVGNAYYYFASKDDLVQELYVRVQAEHAAKADEALEGVKDLASRLKATLHAGLDVMAPYHRFGADFVATAIRPTSPVNPFAGESTEAREASLGIFRAAVEGASPPAPKKLRADLPELLWLGYMGIALFWVYDTSDGQRRTRRLVDGAVPLIARGLSLAKIPGVNKVLDDVLSLSRSIRN, encoded by the coding sequence ATGTTCCGGGAGATCGGGTTTGAGAAGACCACCATGCGGGCCATCGCTGCGGAGGCGGGCGTATCCGTGGGCAACGCCTACTACTACTTCGCGTCCAAGGACGATCTGGTCCAGGAACTCTACGTCCGGGTGCAGGCCGAGCATGCAGCCAAGGCGGACGAAGCCCTCGAAGGAGTCAAGGACTTGGCCAGCAGGCTGAAGGCCACGCTGCACGCCGGCCTGGATGTCATGGCGCCCTACCACCGCTTCGGCGCCGACTTCGTGGCCACGGCCATCCGGCCGACGTCCCCGGTCAACCCGTTCGCCGGAGAGTCGACGGAGGCCCGTGAAGCCTCGCTGGGCATCTTCCGGGCGGCGGTGGAAGGCGCCAGTCCGCCCGCGCCGAAGAAGCTGCGCGCAGACCTGCCCGAGCTGCTGTGGCTGGGCTACATGGGGATCGCCCTGTTCTGGGTGTATGACACCTCGGACGGCCAGCGCCGCACCCGGAGACTCGTGGACGGAGCCGTCCCGCTGATCGCCCGGGGGCTCTCGCTCGCAAAAATTCCGGGCGTCAACAAGGTTCTGGACGATGTCCTCAGCCTGAGCCGCAGCATCCGCAACTGA
- the eda gene encoding bifunctional 4-hydroxy-2-oxoglutarate aldolase/2-dehydro-3-deoxy-phosphogluconate aldolase — MADATSVLHVSPVIPVVTIADPQHAVPVARALAHGGVRIIELTLRTGSALESLKRIANEVPDILVGAGTILTPAQADAAAGAGAQFLVSPGVTPALLDHMLRLNIPVLPGVATVGEVMAVLERGLTAMKFFPAGPAGGPDYLAAIGAPIPQVQFCPTGGVSLDSAPSYLKLANVSCVGGSWLTPRAAVESNDWEQITRLAHDAAGLSRG; from the coding sequence ATGGCTGACGCAACCAGCGTCCTGCACGTTTCCCCCGTTATTCCGGTCGTCACCATCGCCGACCCACAGCACGCGGTTCCCGTGGCCAGGGCGCTGGCTCACGGCGGCGTGCGGATCATCGAGCTCACGCTCCGGACCGGCAGCGCCCTCGAATCGCTTAAGCGGATCGCCAACGAGGTGCCGGACATCCTGGTGGGGGCCGGCACCATCCTCACACCCGCGCAGGCCGACGCCGCGGCGGGAGCCGGTGCGCAGTTCCTGGTGAGCCCCGGGGTAACACCGGCACTGCTGGACCACATGCTGCGGCTGAACATCCCGGTCCTCCCCGGCGTGGCCACCGTGGGCGAGGTAATGGCTGTCCTCGAACGGGGTCTGACGGCCATGAAATTCTTCCCGGCAGGGCCCGCCGGGGGCCCGGACTACCTAGCCGCCATCGGAGCTCCCATCCCGCAGGTGCAGTTCTGCCCCACCGGCGGCGTCAGCCTGGACTCAGCGCCGTCTTACCTCAAGCTGGCGAATGTCTCCTGTGTGGGAGGCAGCTGGCTGACCCCGCGCGCAGCCGTCGAGAGCAATGACTGGGAGCAGATCACCAGGCTCGCGCACGATGCTGCCGGTCTCAGCCGGGGCTAG
- a CDS encoding queuosine precursor transporter codes for MPSPSGPRVLPATVPAHPVAKFASIGSPYFGIMLASMAVVLILSNIGASKGVAIGPIITDGGFFLFPLAYILGDVISEVYGFKVARRAIFTTFALSVFASVCYWVIIALPGFDDEFGASKQAALEGALGPVPQIVLASLLAFLAGQTINSWILVKMKARSGERSLWARLMGSSGAGEFVDTLIFCSIAASVIGITDFGMFVNYVVVGFVYKTLVEFLFVPVTSLVIGWIKKREPSYGVPSATVTNAAVTGAA; via the coding sequence ATGCCATCCCCCTCAGGCCCGCGCGTCCTGCCGGCCACAGTCCCCGCACACCCGGTTGCGAAATTCGCATCCATCGGCTCGCCCTACTTCGGCATCATGCTGGCCTCTATGGCCGTTGTGCTGATCCTGTCCAACATCGGCGCGTCAAAAGGCGTGGCGATCGGCCCGATCATCACCGACGGCGGCTTCTTCCTCTTCCCGCTCGCCTACATCCTGGGCGACGTGATCAGCGAGGTCTACGGCTTCAAAGTGGCGCGCAGGGCCATCTTCACCACCTTTGCGCTGTCCGTGTTCGCCTCGGTCTGCTATTGGGTGATCATCGCCCTGCCCGGCTTTGACGACGAGTTCGGCGCGTCCAAGCAGGCCGCCCTGGAGGGTGCACTGGGCCCGGTCCCGCAGATTGTGCTGGCTTCGCTGCTGGCGTTCCTGGCCGGGCAGACCATCAACTCCTGGATCCTGGTAAAGATGAAGGCCCGTTCCGGCGAAAGATCCCTGTGGGCACGGCTGATGGGATCCTCCGGCGCAGGCGAGTTCGTGGACACCCTGATCTTCTGCAGCATCGCCGCCTCCGTCATCGGCATCACGGACTTCGGCATGTTTGTGAACTACGTAGTGGTGGGCTTTGTGTACAAGACCCTCGTGGAGTTCCTGTTCGTCCCCGTGACGTCGCTGGTGATCGGCTGGATCAAGAAGCGCGAACCAAGCTACGGCGTCCCGAGCGCTACGGTGACCAACGCCGCGGTAACCGGCGCCGCGTAG
- a CDS encoding TIGR01777 family oxidoreductase: MIKTQTVVLAGASGFIGRYLRARFERDGWAVRTIGRRVTTGTATSAGWNDDGAIARVLDGTDLLVNLAGRSVHCRYNARNKAAILDSRVATTAALGRALARCQAPPSCWLNASTGTIYRHADDRPQAEADGELGSGFSVDVARAWEAALAAADTPGTRKIPLRIAIVLGPGGGALRPFATLARLGLGGHMGPGGQKFSWIHVEDLYRAVRFLHARTDISGPVNVASPDVVGNRELMRLVRRAYGARLGIPTPEWLLRLGAVLIRTETELVLKSRWVQPQKLIDAGFIFRQPELGRALLSITKGRP, translated from the coding sequence ATGATCAAAACACAGACGGTGGTCCTCGCCGGAGCTTCGGGCTTTATCGGCAGGTACCTCCGCGCGCGCTTCGAGCGGGACGGCTGGGCGGTGCGCACCATCGGCCGCCGGGTCACGACCGGCACGGCGACGTCGGCGGGCTGGAACGACGACGGCGCCATCGCCCGGGTGCTGGACGGCACCGATCTCCTGGTGAACCTCGCCGGACGCTCCGTCCACTGCCGCTACAACGCGCGAAACAAAGCCGCTATCCTCGATTCCCGCGTTGCCACCACCGCGGCGCTTGGCCGCGCCCTGGCACGCTGCCAGGCGCCGCCGTCGTGCTGGCTTAACGCCAGCACCGGCACCATCTACCGGCACGCGGACGACCGGCCCCAAGCGGAGGCCGACGGCGAACTTGGCAGCGGCTTTTCCGTGGACGTGGCTCGGGCCTGGGAAGCTGCCCTGGCTGCGGCGGACACGCCCGGCACCCGGAAGATTCCGCTGCGGATCGCCATCGTGCTGGGACCTGGCGGCGGTGCGCTGCGCCCTTTCGCCACCCTGGCGCGGCTCGGCCTGGGCGGGCACATGGGCCCGGGAGGCCAGAAGTTCAGCTGGATTCATGTGGAAGATCTGTACCGTGCCGTCCGCTTCCTGCACGCACGGACTGACATTTCGGGCCCGGTGAATGTTGCCTCGCCGGACGTGGTGGGCAACCGCGAACTGATGCGGCTGGTCCGGCGGGCGTACGGTGCCAGGCTGGGCATCCCCACGCCGGAGTGGCTGCTGCGCCTGGGCGCGGTCCTGATCCGCACGGAAACCGAACTGGTGCTGAAAAGCCGGTGGGTGCAGCCGCAAAAGCTGATCGACGCCGGGTTCATCTTCCGGCAGCCCGAGCTGGGGCGCGCCCTGCTCAGCATCACCAAAGGCCGGCCGTGA
- a CDS encoding PfkB family carbohydrate kinase: MNKPTQNPATPFDVIVMGEILVEVATDVAFAHGVPAQLGISGDALNVAAAAAAAGARVGLLSALTDDDLGKAIAARVVELGISPALLTFRTGQQGVYLVHCDPEGQREFSYARSGSVGSSLGPDDVDPAVFAAAGAVVAGGIACAISASSRAAVVKAAGLARRFVFDPNFRPRLTSAEDATAALLEIAPRTFLVTPSFPSETSALLGCSTAEEAAAKLRSLGAANVAVTCGAEGIQLDGEGLDGSWIDAIPAPAVVDQTGAGDAFVGTLTARMVFGDMLPVAARYGAAAASLVVGGKGGTGFIPTLAQTQAHAGITGTASSTPTGWTA; the protein is encoded by the coding sequence GTGAACAAGCCAACACAAAATCCCGCCACGCCGTTCGACGTCATCGTGATGGGCGAAATCCTCGTAGAGGTCGCCACGGACGTCGCGTTCGCCCACGGCGTCCCGGCCCAGCTCGGCATCTCCGGGGACGCCCTCAACGTCGCGGCGGCCGCTGCGGCAGCCGGCGCCCGCGTTGGCCTGCTCTCGGCGCTGACCGACGACGACCTCGGCAAGGCCATCGCCGCCCGGGTTGTTGAACTCGGCATTTCCCCCGCCCTGCTGACATTCCGGACGGGACAGCAGGGCGTTTACCTGGTGCACTGCGACCCGGAGGGGCAGCGCGAATTCTCTTACGCCCGCAGCGGCAGCGTCGGTTCCAGCCTGGGCCCCGACGACGTCGATCCTGCAGTTTTCGCCGCTGCCGGGGCGGTGGTGGCAGGCGGCATCGCCTGCGCCATCTCCGCGTCGTCCCGCGCTGCCGTGGTGAAGGCGGCCGGCCTTGCCCGGCGCTTCGTCTTCGATCCGAACTTCCGCCCCCGGCTCACGTCCGCGGAGGACGCGACGGCGGCCCTGCTGGAAATTGCGCCGCGCACGTTCCTCGTCACGCCGTCGTTCCCGTCCGAAACATCCGCGCTCCTGGGCTGCAGTACGGCGGAAGAGGCGGCGGCGAAGCTCCGCAGCCTCGGCGCCGCAAACGTTGCCGTGACCTGCGGGGCCGAGGGCATCCAGCTTGATGGCGAAGGCCTGGATGGCTCGTGGATCGACGCCATTCCGGCCCCCGCGGTGGTGGACCAGACCGGAGCCGGCGATGCGTTCGTCGGCACCCTGACCGCCCGGATGGTCTTCGGCGACATGCTCCCCGTGGCGGCCCGGTACGGTGCCGCGGCAGCGTCTCTGGTCGTGGGCGGCAAGGGCGGTACGGGCTTCATCCCCACCCTGGCGCAGACCCAAGCCCATGCAGGAATTACTGGTACCGCATCATCGACACCGACGGGCTGGACGGCCTGA